In Benincasa hispida cultivar B227 chromosome 8, ASM972705v1, whole genome shotgun sequence, the sequence TAGTCCACAAATTACTTCATtattaagtttaattatatatctgatctacaatgaaaacatcttatactcatattaaaaaaatgtcatgatATTGAAGAATATTTAcgattagttctttaatttacaatttgaaaatgaaagtttacatgaaatttaaaaatgatccTCCTGGCCCTCATCTCTCGTggggttgtcttcgtgtccCTTTAAATTAGGTTCACCATGTTGTTGTCGTTTACGACGAATACATAATACCCGGTACAtgatttaaaaacctatttttagGAATACTTTtcctccaaccctatttttgtcattatatattaaaaaaattcctcaaaaaatgaaaattcttaATCCTATGCACTCAATATATAAGAATCAATGCTTGGAATTTGGATGTTCATGATTCGACGTCAAGATCAAAGCTGCAAAAAACAAGACGTGGTGAATCCTTGACCGTTGATGGATTAAGAATAAGATCGAGCATTAAATTATCATCAATAATCAGTAATCTTAAATAATCTGAAGTGCTCTTCGGGACATAAATAAACCGATTAGTATGTTCTGAATATATTTATCATTCTAGTTcaatgatgaaaataaaatcAGGTTTAGATTTTATGTACAAGTGGTAAATGCCTAAATACAAGTATATAGTTATCACATCTGTTGGAAGTGTTgtattatcctttttttttttgcccttttcctttttctttttcttttcacagTTAAGTTCTTGAGGTCTCTACTCATTTCTTATGCTAATGGTCTACCAATAATTTGAACGTTGGGCTTGATTGGTGATTTAGAAACAAAGTAATCAATCAGAAATAGAATTGTATTTTATCTTTTCAGTGgtagatttttaaaatgttttttaaattgtatgatgatatttttaaaaaaaaacataaaatagttATAGTTGTtagataaatattaaattaaactcaactattataaattaattttcacatGTATTTCATTCTATCAATTTTGTGTAATCTTTATGTTACAATATTATATACTTTATAATGTATTATGTTACATATATATGTTTGttctatatattttgtttttttttaaaaaaaatgaaatggatttataacatgaaataagatatttataaatttttttatctttatacaATTCTACGTAAAATCTAGACAggtttgtttttataattttcactGGGTGGATAACAgagtttaaaataaacaaatttaccaaacaaatattttctaaatctatttgatttagGTTGCATACCAAACATGCCTGAGCAACTCAAATCCAATCCTCTCATGAATTTTCACATGTATTTCTTGTAAACAGCGACCGAGTTGATCCAATAGCAGGAGGCAACACGGTAAATGCATCATGAATTGATTCTTCCAAACCTTAAAAACTAAGGGGGAAATAACTCAGGCAAATTTCCTCACTGGTTTCcaacaaaataaacaattgattgAGATAATTAGGCTTTATTGCTAATGAAAATTTTctgtttatgttttatttacatCGTATGTAAACATCAACCATACAAACATACAGAGATAGGTTTTCTCTCAAGAGTTGAGGCTAATCCCACTCTGAATCAAAGAATCCTGCATCTCTCATTTCTGAATAGTACGCATTCTCCAAAAGGAAGTCTTCCTCCTGAAAAAATGAAGATTCTTAATCCTATACACTCGATATATAATAAGAATGAATACTTCtagatttataaatatgaaCTCTAGTTTACGTGAGCATAGTCCAGCAATAATTAGCATATGCTCCTTCATAAGAATGAATACTTCTACATTTGAAAGGAATGAATACTTctacatttgaaaatatgaactATAGTAAACAAACATGAGCATAGTAACTGGCATATACTCTTTTCATTTGAAGTAACCCCATATTTGTTTGtacagaaaacaaaaaaaacaaaaaaaagaactttGGATGAAGAATCAACTATAATGCACAAAGGATTGCACCTGGAAAAAATCTGCCAGAAACGTCACATACAGGAAAGGAAGATACATAGAATGGTAGCTGATAACCGTGAAATTGTACAACCTACAGCATAAAGCACCAACTATGTAACTTCCAGAGATTAAGATTACTGAGAAGATAATCTGAACAGTAACTCGTAGGATAGTATAAAGGACAGTACAATTACCAGATGCCAAACCTAACTTCAAACGCAGCAAGCCCACTGGCGAAAAATGCTAAAGCGCTAACAACAAACATCACAGCAATGTAATTATAGAACGATGGTCTGGCTGTAGACACAACAAAATGACAACAGAAATCCCTGTTAATTTGATGAAAATGGGTATATAAACAACAATGAAGAACTGAATATGTGCTAACGTGGTAGCTTATCTCTCCATTTTGAGAAATGAACAAACAATACGAAGCCATATACTGCAGTTAGCAAGAACTTGTGGATGGTCCATACACCCCACCTTGCCCAGTGTGTACTACCAACCCCAATGAACAGTGGGATGCCAAATCCAAACACGTATATGACCTGAATTGAAGTTCATTTGGTAAATATGTAGATGTACAATTACCATAGCAGGAAGGGTGAAATTACAAACCTGACAGAAAACAAAAACTGAACTAAACTTCTAATTGAAATATGAATAGTATGAAAGGAGCTAATAAAAATCAAGCACAGGAGCCACTTCATTCAGCAACATAAAGtaatagttgttacaatttacaAAACAAGGAAAAGAGTACACTGATCACCATCCAGAAGCCATATATTCATCTTAATATAACTACCACCCTAAAAACGTTTGAGTTCTTTACCAAACAAAGTCATAATCAAGAAAATACAAGCAAAATGTTAAACAATTACAGTCGAATCAATTGATTGCCAACCAATAACTGTTCAAAACACGTCCACTAATTGAGATCGTGGTTATAAAATTCCATAGATTGTACTATCGAATAAGAGAAAATCGACCACACAAACCTCAAAGAAGTACATTCATATATTACCTTAAGAAGCACATCAACACCAACTAGAGTTCCCGAGATGATAAAATTGTGCAACAAGGCTTCCATCCCACCTGAATAATTTTCTTTGAGTAAGAAAGCCACCAGACTAATTTCCAGAAACAACATTCCAGATGATGTGAACAATGACAAAAGATTCCAAAGAACCTTCTTCCCGGGAGAGCATTCCCATGCCTGATTTACAGAGAATTAAAACAGCAAAAATCAACGAAAAGCATATCCATCTCAGAAATCAAATAACCGATGGAAAAgatatgtaaaattaaaactgCAGGGATAATAATACAgcataataaaatataagatatacTATGGCTTGGATAAGTTCTATGTCAAATTCCGATGCAGATAACAGGCACTTGCACTGCACGTGCTAGTAGCTCCATCAATCTGATAAACTTCAGAATATACCAAAAAGTAGTTCCAAGTCTAGTTTGGATTTAAGACTGCTTAGAGTTCTCCCATAAAATCAATGGAAAATGTTAGGAGCAGTATGAGTCTAGATTCTAGAATTCTTTGTTCTTTACTTCAAAAAATACTTCCATGATGATTAATGAAAAAGTACCTACGTTTTAACCCTGTCGTATACCCAAGGCGTAGCCACGTAACTGCAGAGTTATCACTTCTTAAAGTGTCCATATATCCATAATATTTAATGAAGGCTAGTTGATTCAGATGGCTTTGTCTTCAGGTGTCAGTAGGCCCAAACTTGTTTCCATGGTATCAACAAAGTTTTAAGAAGAATAAGTTGTTGTCGTTGGATGCAGCTAAGCTCTTTTTTTATGAATGTAAACTAAAAAGGAATACGAGGTTGAAAAAGGCTTGGTAGGGACTCTAGGATCTTGTTGTTTTTGGAGCCTCCTAGTCATTTTTTCCCCCTTCTTTCTTCCAACTCTGTAGGCCTTACAGGGGTTCGTTTCCTCTATGATTTAGTCTGATCAATTAGAGtgattttttcccctttctttttttgtttgtaaaaCTCATTCAAAAGCTCTCAGTGCAAGTCTGTAGAGAGAGGGTTTTTGTGCAATCACTACCCTAAAATCTTAGGGAGAAGAACAACTCAAGATACTCAATACACTAAGAAATCAAATCATCTCAAAGAAAAGAAACCAAGACAAAACACGTTTCAAAAGCCATTCTTCCTATGTTCTGGTTCTTACAATCTGAGAACTGTTTTCCTACATAGCTCTCAAACAGCCCCcaacttcttaaaaaaaatataagaataataataaggaggaggagaagaaaaagaaacacacATCATTTAGCAGcaatgaaaagaaaaaccaaGGCACGAAGAAAGAGAACAATAGGCGTGGTCCAATTCCTATCCCAGAGTACAAAAACGAACCATTATGTGCAGGTACCagacacaaaaatatttacCGTCTTACAAGAGAGCTCGTTAATTCAAAGCAAACTACATTTCTTTAAAGCCCTCCTTACATGATGAAAATAATCGAGAGAAACTCACCTGAAGAGCGCACCAAGCAAGATTTAGGAGCGTAGTGATCCAGAGAAGGGCATAATACGAGATCATTATAAACGAGCGACCAAGAAAAAACTTCTTCAGGTTCTTGATGGCGCTAATCGCCAAATAGATGGCGAACAAAACCGAGGGCGCAACCAAGAGAGCACTATACCACATTCCATGGCAACCGGAGGCGGAAGTGACGGCGGGGAGTCCTTGGTCTCCCCATTGGGCTGAAGATGAAAAACTCCCAATCGGCGACAAAGTATCTGAGGCAGCTGTAAAACTGCTGGTAAGGAATCGACCACATTTCCTGGAAGCAGCGGAATTAGGTAAGTATTGATGGATTATACTGAACTGAAGATCATGCCGACGCAGTTAAAGAATGAAGCATGGATGGAGTTTTTgcaggaagagaaggagaagagaaaatttgaagCAAAGTTAATCGGATTTtgctaaagaagaagatgaattgaATGTCCGTACGATCTAATCGATGGCAAAACGACTGGCATAATTATTCGATCCAATATGAAAAATCATAGAATTTTCCAAGACTTTGAAAGACCCTCTATCCTACTGATGaagattctaaaaaaaaaaaaaaaaaaaagaaaaaaaaagaaaaattgtccaataaaaaaaaagtttattttaggATGTGAAAAATCGAATAACGTCCGTCCGAGTAAATTCAAgg encodes:
- the LOC120084029 gene encoding protein CANDIDATE G-PROTEIN COUPLED RECEPTOR 2-like, whose product is MEGKTNLFVFLDCNEQQHSANTEAPNMISPNRQTQQLTLFSWLATPGHRKCGRFLTSSFTAASDTLSPIGSFSSSAQWGDQGLPAVTSASGCHGMWYSALLVAPSVLFAIYLAISAIKNLKKFFLGRSFIMISYYALLWITTLLNLAWCALQAWECSPGKKVLWNLLSLFTSSGMLFLEISLVAFLLKENYSGGMEALLHNFIISGTLVGVDVLLKVIYVFGFGIPLFIGVGSTHWARWGVWTIHKFLLTAVYGFVLFVHFSKWRDKLPPRPSFYNYIAVMFVVSALAFFASGLAAFEVRFGIWLYNFTVISYHSMYLPFLYVTFLADFFQEEDFLLENAYYSEMRDAGFFDSEWD